Proteins encoded in a region of the Psychromicrobium lacuslunae genome:
- the pdhA gene encoding pyruvate dehydrogenase (acetyl-transferring) E1 component subunit alpha, which translates to MSTAHLPRTEAEQLSGNPAQRVEARHQQGAEDASREVLQLLAPDGGRRQNSTFSPFAEALSSAQLRQFYRDMALARRFDQEATALQRQGELAMWVPMVGQEAAQVGSGRASRPEDYLFPTYREHAVAMTRGVNPSQLLGLFRGVSHGGWDPRQNNFHLYTLVLAAQTLHAVGYAMGVQRDRAAGLTESPAVLAYFGDGSSSEGDVHESMVFAASFQAPVVFFCQNNRWAISVPFSVQSRVPLAQRAAGYGFPGLRVDGNDVLAVYAASQWALEHARSGAGPVLIEAETYRLGAHTTADDPSKYRGSDEEEQWRLRDPLLRLETLLRAEGHADDAFFDDLGQEGDQLASDVRREVLAMVNPDLRASFANVYAQQHPLIAEELAWLEEYEAGFVTEGE; encoded by the coding sequence GTGTCAACAGCGCATCTGCCGAGAACCGAAGCGGAACAGCTTTCGGGTAACCCCGCTCAGCGAGTTGAAGCACGCCATCAGCAAGGCGCCGAGGACGCGTCGCGAGAGGTTCTGCAACTGTTAGCCCCGGACGGTGGCCGTCGGCAAAACAGTACTTTCAGCCCCTTCGCCGAGGCACTGAGTTCAGCGCAACTTAGGCAGTTCTACCGAGACATGGCTTTGGCTCGCCGTTTTGACCAAGAGGCGACGGCGTTACAGCGCCAGGGCGAACTCGCAATGTGGGTGCCCATGGTGGGCCAAGAAGCCGCTCAGGTTGGCTCCGGTCGGGCCAGCCGACCGGAAGACTATTTGTTTCCTACCTATCGAGAGCATGCGGTGGCAATGACTCGTGGAGTCAATCCCTCGCAGCTCTTAGGTCTTTTCCGAGGCGTATCCCACGGTGGCTGGGATCCCCGGCAGAACAATTTCCATCTCTACACCCTGGTCTTGGCTGCCCAGACGCTTCATGCCGTGGGCTACGCCATGGGCGTGCAACGAGATCGCGCGGCCGGGCTGACGGAGTCGCCCGCTGTGCTCGCGTATTTTGGGGATGGCTCAAGTTCTGAGGGCGATGTGCATGAATCGATGGTGTTCGCCGCCTCCTTCCAAGCGCCAGTGGTGTTCTTCTGCCAGAACAACCGTTGGGCTATTTCCGTGCCGTTCTCGGTGCAATCCCGAGTTCCCCTGGCGCAGCGAGCGGCTGGCTATGGATTTCCTGGTTTGCGTGTCGATGGCAATGACGTACTCGCGGTTTACGCCGCAAGTCAGTGGGCATTGGAACACGCCCGAAGTGGTGCTGGCCCAGTGCTGATTGAGGCCGAAACCTATCGATTGGGAGCGCACACCACGGCGGACGACCCGAGCAAATATCGCGGTAGTGACGAGGAGGAGCAATGGCGGCTGCGGGATCCGTTGCTTCGATTGGAGACACTTTTGCGCGCTGAAGGGCATGCCGACGATGCCTTCTTCGATGATTTAGGTCAAGAGGGTGACCAGCTTGCCAGTGATGTCCGGCGTGAGGTGTTGGCCATGGTCAACCCT
- a CDS encoding D-alanine--D-alanine ligase family protein, protein MRHASLKVAVIGGGANTEYQVGLASAAAVSDSLIELGHEVIGLTIDQQGRWASAQGELLKGGLSYAIALMNGCDLVFPVVHGELGEDGTLAALLELLGKPYIGAPTAAGAIAMDKIATKAICRGLGIAVAEGELIGPAGLSRTYALPAVAKPVTGGSSHGVQLIRSRGELSRLLRRAREGRRRLMIEEYVSGREIDIAVLRKSDGSLLVGPALEITVQAGGIFGAVQKYDGSAVFMIPAALTSAQQRHLESTAGELYETLGCAGVARIDFFLREDQFVLNEINTMPGLTKQSQVPRMFAQCGLSHQELVAELLAAPTIPLLASPVA, encoded by the coding sequence ATGAGACATGCCAGTCTGAAAGTCGCGGTGATCGGTGGCGGTGCAAACACCGAATATCAGGTCGGTCTGGCAAGTGCAGCCGCGGTGAGTGACTCGCTGATCGAATTAGGACACGAAGTCATCGGATTGACTATCGATCAGCAAGGCCGCTGGGCCAGTGCGCAGGGTGAATTGCTGAAGGGTGGCTTGAGCTATGCCATTGCCTTGATGAACGGCTGCGATCTGGTTTTTCCTGTCGTGCATGGAGAGTTGGGCGAAGACGGCACGCTTGCTGCCCTGCTCGAATTGCTCGGCAAGCCCTATATCGGTGCGCCGACCGCGGCGGGGGCAATTGCGATGGACAAGATTGCCACCAAAGCGATCTGCCGAGGGCTGGGCATCGCGGTGGCCGAAGGCGAACTTATTGGCCCGGCGGGGCTGTCCCGGACCTATGCCTTGCCGGCAGTAGCTAAGCCGGTCACTGGTGGCTCTAGTCATGGCGTGCAGTTGATCCGTTCCCGAGGCGAGTTGAGTAGGTTGCTTAGACGTGCCCGGGAGGGGCGGCGGCGCTTGATGATTGAAGAGTACGTTTCGGGTCGAGAGATTGATATTGCGGTGCTGCGAAAGTCTGACGGCAGCTTGCTAGTCGGGCCAGCGCTGGAGATCACGGTCCAAGCGGGCGGTATCTTCGGGGCAGTCCAGAAATATGACGGTTCAGCGGTTTTCATGATCCCGGCCGCGCTCACCTCCGCGCAGCAGCGGCATCTTGAGAGCACGGCTGGTGAGCTCTATGAAACCCTTGGCTGCGCCGGAGTAGCCCGGATTGACTTCTTTCTTCGCGAAGACCAATTCGTTCTGAACGAGATAAACACCATGCCCGGCTTGACCAAACAATCCCAGGTACCCCGGATGTTCGCTCAATGTGGCCTGAGTCACCAAGAGCTGGTTGCCGAACTGTTGGCGGCGCCGACTATTCCGCTGCTTGCTAGCCCCGTGGCTTAG
- the alr gene encoding alanine racemase → MNHDPREQALLTVDEQAIASNTEFLSGVAGKPLMAVIKADGFGHGLLTVAKTALGHGADSLGSTGLADPLRLRAAGVQAPILSWLNPVSANFEEAISHRIMLAVPSVEHLDAILRAATALGQSAVVHLQLDLGMHREGLDPEAFEDLLSRLCRDPRADQLRVVGLMGHLGWAEDSSDALNVRAREVFEQAWRQCEEAGLGIRFRHLGGTAAVLADSRNHYDFCRVGAGLVGIDPSGSHRLRPAITLTAPVLETRRVRAGEYIGYGRHHRTAKASNLALLPLGYADGIPRISSGLGQVRLAGKNRAITGLVNMDQIVVDTGEDRVLPGEVATIFGAGTDGEPTVADWATWCNTLPHEIITGIGPRVHRINRPTAVVR, encoded by the coding sequence ATGAATCACGATCCACGCGAGCAAGCTTTACTGACCGTCGATGAGCAAGCTATTGCGAGCAATACCGAGTTCTTGAGCGGTGTGGCTGGAAAGCCGCTGATGGCGGTGATAAAAGCTGATGGCTTTGGCCATGGTTTGCTGACGGTGGCGAAGACCGCACTCGGTCACGGTGCCGATAGCCTCGGTAGCACCGGGCTGGCCGATCCGCTCAGACTGCGTGCGGCCGGAGTGCAGGCGCCGATACTGAGCTGGCTCAACCCGGTTTCGGCGAACTTCGAGGAAGCGATTAGTCACCGGATCATGCTCGCCGTGCCCAGCGTTGAGCATCTTGATGCGATTTTGCGAGCCGCGACGGCCTTGGGGCAGAGCGCTGTCGTTCATCTGCAGCTTGACCTGGGGATGCATCGAGAAGGGCTCGATCCGGAAGCTTTCGAGGACTTGCTCAGCCGGCTTTGTCGGGACCCGCGAGCGGACCAGCTTCGAGTTGTTGGTCTGATGGGGCATCTTGGCTGGGCGGAAGATTCTAGTGACGCGCTCAATGTTCGCGCCCGTGAGGTCTTTGAACAGGCCTGGCGGCAATGTGAAGAGGCCGGTCTCGGGATTCGTTTCAGGCACCTGGGCGGTACCGCCGCTGTTTTAGCGGACTCCCGCAATCACTACGACTTCTGCCGGGTCGGAGCCGGGCTGGTGGGAATCGATCCATCCGGCAGCCACAGGCTGCGGCCCGCTATCACGCTCACTGCGCCGGTGCTGGAGACCCGACGTGTTCGGGCGGGAGAATACATAGGTTACGGTCGCCACCATCGAACGGCCAAGGCTTCGAACTTAGCGCTATTGCCGTTGGGGTATGCCGACGGAATACCCAGAATCTCGAGTGGCCTTGGTCAGGTGCGCCTAGCTGGGAAGAATCGAGCCATCACTGGCTTGGTCAATATGGACCAAATCGTTGTGGACACCGGGGAAGATAGAGTGCTGCCCGGCGAAGTGGCGACCATCTTCGGTGCCGGCACTGACGGCGAGCCAACCGTCGCCGATTGGGCTACCTGGTGTAACACCCTGCCACACGAAATCATCACCGGTATCGGCCCACGAGTGCATAGGATCAATCGACCCACGGCGGTAGTTCGATGA